In one Phoenix dactylifera cultivar Barhee BC4 unplaced genomic scaffold, palm_55x_up_171113_PBpolish2nd_filt_p 001465F, whole genome shotgun sequence genomic region, the following are encoded:
- the LOC120108653 gene encoding uncharacterized protein LOC120108653, whose amino-acid sequence MLVKSRMAKDHVVDLDEAFSTLRKYRMKLNPAKCAFGVTSGKFLGFVITQRGIEANPKKIRALQEMVPSRTVKEVQRLTGRVAALGRFVSRSAERCLPFFAALKRPKDFLWPAECQQAFEELKHLLASPPLLTKPQQGELLYLYLAVFPVAVSSILVREENRLQRPVYYTSWIVLEELRSGPFELGEFDLKYRPRPAIKAQALADFIVECTVPDKAELELASTEQTLRSTWTLHVDGSSNSVGGGAGLILTSPDGVVAEQALRLKFSTSNNVAEYETLITGLKLARELEVKDLRVFSDSQLVVNQILGDFEAREPTMQEYLRKVRDLTSTLCSFHIQHIARSENLIADQLSKLASSRMSELPKAAALEYLQMPSTKEPEPALCIDVEPSWMDELVIYLQDDVLPIDEREARRVKCLASRYIMYEGKLYRRSFTSPLLRCLRPSEADYAMREVHEEICGNHLGGRALAHKILRQGYYWPTLQKDTLDFVRRCDRCQRNANIQRRPSAPLTSISSSWPFAQWRIDILGPFPLATGQRKFLVVYIDYFTKWVEAEPAVRITEQKMQDFIWKSIICRFGLPYILISDNGRQFDNARFREFCSELGIDHRFTSVAHPQTNGETEVTNRTILQGLKARLDQSK is encoded by the exons atgttggtgaagagccgaaTGGCGAAGGATCATGTGGTTGACCtcgatgaagcattctccacgctTCGAAAGTACCGGATGAAACTCAATCCCGcaaaatgtgcattcggagtcacctcgggcaagtttctTGGCTTCGTGATCACCCAACGGGGAATTGAAGCCAATCCCAAGAAGATCCGAGCGCTCCAAGAGATGGTGCCCTCGAGGACAGTTAAAGAGGTGCAGCGGCTTACGGGACGGGTTGCAGCTCTCGGGAGATTCGTTTCTCGGTCGGCCGAGCGCTGTCTCCCGTTCTTCGCGGCTCTCAAGCGGCCGAAGGACTTCTTGTGGCCGGCagaatgccagcaagcctttgaagagcttaagCATCTTCTCGCTTCTCCTCCTTTGCTCACGAAGCCTCAGCAGGGTGAGCTCCTTTATCTGTACTTGGCTGTTTTCCCAGTTGCAGTGAGCTCGATTCTGGTCCGAGAGGAGAACAGGCTTCAGAGACCAGTATACTACACTAGCTGG ATCGTGCTGGAAGAATTACGAAGTGGGCCGTTTGAGCTCGGAGAGTTTGACCTcaagtaccgacccagaccggcgatcaaggcGCAGGCGCTCGccgactttatagtcgagtgcactgtGCCAGACAAGGCCGAGCTCGAGCTTGCATCAACGGAGCAGACCCTGAGGTCGACGTGGActctgcacgtcgatggttcctCGAACTCGGTGGGTGGTGGAGCgggcctcatcctcaccagtccagatggagtggttGCCGAGCAGGCTTTACGCCTCAAGTTTTCCACCTCTAACAATGTGGCGGAATACGAGACACTCATCACCGGGCTCAAGTTGGCAAGGGAGCTGGAAGTGAAGGACCTAAGggtcttcagcgactcccagctggttgTGAACCAAATCTTGGGTGACTTTGAAGCCAGAGAGCCCACGATGCAGGAGTATCTCCGGAAAGTGCGGGATCTCACCTCGACTCTGTGCTCTTTCCACATCCAACACATTGCTAGGTCGGAGAACCTCATAGCAGACCAACTGTCAAagttggcgtcctctcgcatgagcgagcttcccaaagcaGCAGCACTGGAGTATCTTCAGATGCCCAGCACGAAGGAACCCGAGCCGGCCCTTTGCATCGATGttgagccgagctggatggacgagctcgtcATCTACCTGCAGGATGACGTCCTCCCCATTGATGAGCGCGAAGCTCGCCGAGTCAAGTGCTTAGCCTCTCGGTACATAATGTATGAGGGCAAACTTTATCGGAGGTCTTTTACCTcccccctcctcagatgcctccgcccgtcGGAGGCGGATTATGCAATGCGTGAAGTCCATGAAGAAATTTGCGGAAATCATCTGGGAGGCCGAGCACTGGCGCATAAGATTCTACGCCagggatattattggccgacactccagaaggatacgCTAGACTTCGTCCGGAGATGCGACCGATGCCAGAGGAACGCCAATATTCAACGCCGACCCTCGGCCCCATTGACCTCGATCAGTTCCTCTTGGCCATTCGCCCAATGGAGAATTGATATCCTGGGACCATTCCCTCTGGcaaccgggcaaagaaaatttttggtcgTCTATATTGACTATTTTACTAAATGGGTTGAGGCCGAGCCAGCggtccggatcaccgagcagaagatgcaggATTTCATttggaagtcaataatctgcagattcggacttccCTACATCCTCATATCAGACAACGGCCGCCAGTTTGATAACGCTCGCTttagagagttctgctccgagctcggcatcgaccaccgcttcacctcagtTGCGCATCCTCAGACAAATGGAGAAACTGAAGTAACGAATCGCACTATTCTGCAGggactcaaagccaggctcgaccaaTCCAAAG
- the LOC120108651 gene encoding uncharacterized protein LOC120108651 — MKDRATEVAASKTVANLRSCSAQIVPAYIPTLSTIATKSPISRPTQKILGEMELEFGERDRGQSQLGEFIVVSEEFGFFRCQGVTEDRANGMAASNYRGRCLPH; from the exons ATGAAGGACCGAGCGACCGAGGTGGCGGCGTCGAAGACGGTGGCGAACCTCCGCTCTTGCAGCGCCCAGATCGTCCCCGCGTACATCCCCACTCTCTCCACCATCGCCACCAAAAGCCCCATCAGCCGACCCACACAGAAAATTCTAGGGGAGATGGAATTGGAATTTGGAGAAAGAGATAGGGGACAGAGCCAGCTCGGGGAATTTATTGTGGTCTCAGAAGAATTTGGTTTCTTTCG ATGTCAGGGTGTCACAGAGGACCGGGCCAATGGGATGGCCGCGTCCAACTATCGAGGGCGATGCCTTCCACATTAG
- the LOC120108650 gene encoding uncharacterized protein LOC120108650, giving the protein MGGGSSASSSGEEDGDAEWKAAIDSVAAVNFGVSTSNRPATPQSVAGGSTAPDDPRNGQLKKSQTPGLKLYQIKAQKLLDDLLEKSLEMVINPIPLSNDIPQSNGGGIQLFRKAPPGIILDPIVILSLVQFRCQLQSVVVDGNNIMDAAREACQRSLARFEAKEAAAKAATKKEEERVLELKKVRGEKWLPSIAREMQGKT; this is encoded by the exons ATGGGCGGCGGCAGTTCGGCGAGCAGCAGTGGGGAGGAGGACGGCGACGCCGAATGGAAGGCGGCCATCGATTCCGTCGCCGCCGTCAACTTCGGCGTCTCCACCTCCAATCGCCCCGCCACGCCCCAATCGGTCGCCGGCGGTTCGACGGCCCCGGACGACCCCCGCAACGGGCAGCTAAAGAAGTCCCAAACCCCTGGTCTCAAGCTCTACcagatcaag GCACAAAAGCTTCTTGATGATCTGTTAGAGAAGAGTCTTGAGATGGTGATAAATCCTATCCCTCTGTCCAATGACATTCCTCAATCAAATGGTGGTGGCATTCAGTTATTCAGAAAAGCACCTCCTGGCATAATTTTGGATCCCATTG TCATCCTTTCTTTGGTGCAGTTCAGATGCCAACTTCAATCTGTCGTTGTTGATGGCAATAATATTATGGATGCAGCGAGAGAGGCATGCCAGCGATCTTTGGCTAGATTTGAAGCTAAAGAAGCTGCAGCAAAGGCAGCAaccaagaaagaggaagaaagagtttTGGAACTGAAAAAGGTCAGAGGAGAGAAATGGCTTCCTTCCATTGCAAGAGAAATGCAG GGCAAAACTTGA